One Nitrosopumilus piranensis genomic region harbors:
- a CDS encoding N-formylglutamate amidohydrolase — translation MNKLPVLLSIPHGGLKKPAELEGHLSITNKDLFDDSDPFVIEMYDLQDKVQRVIKTDIARTFVDLNRSLQDMPPNNPDGLIKSSTCYEKPIYIVGKEPDESLRTLLIELYYLPYHRAIQKSFTELDLQLCLDCHSMASTAPGISPDGKDKKRPLFCLSNQDGSTSSNEMIELLADCISEYYSIDRKDISLNDPFHGGHITKTYGNNPIPWIQVEMNRSLYLSDPWFDENSLSVDFTHLQKLNKQFENSLNAYFSKIV, via the coding sequence TTGAATAAACTTCCTGTCTTACTATCAATTCCACATGGGGGATTGAAAAAACCTGCAGAACTTGAGGGACACCTGTCAATTACCAATAAGGACTTGTTTGATGATTCTGATCCTTTTGTAATTGAAATGTATGACTTGCAAGATAAAGTTCAGCGTGTAATAAAAACAGACATTGCAAGGACATTTGTTGATCTCAATCGTTCACTACAGGACATGCCTCCAAACAACCCTGATGGGTTAATTAAGAGCTCAACGTGTTATGAAAAACCAATCTATATCGTAGGAAAAGAACCTGATGAATCTCTTAGAACTCTGTTAATTGAATTGTATTACCTACCCTACCATAGGGCAATTCAAAAAAGCTTTACAGAACTTGATTTACAACTATGTCTTGATTGCCATTCTATGGCATCAACTGCTCCTGGTATTTCTCCTGATGGAAAAGACAAGAAAAGACCATTGTTTTGCCTCTCAAATCAAGATGGCTCTACATCTTCTAACGAGATGATTGAATTGCTTGCTGATTGTATCTCTGAATATTACTCTATTGACAGGAAAGATATTTCATTAAATGATCCATTCCATGGAGGACACATCACTAAAACATATGGGAACAATCCCATTCCTTGGATTCAAGTTGAGATGAATCGAAGTCTCTACTTGTCTGATCCTTGGTTTGATGAAAACTCTCTATCTGTAGATTTTACACATCTTCAAAAACTCAACAAACAATTTGAAAATTCTTTGAATGCCTACTTTTCAAAGATTGTGTGA
- a CDS encoding plastocyanin, giving the protein MPLNRKLLLLIPVLMFVGVGFYSVSAESLVPSWIKNTALWYGEGSISEQEFLDSMQFLINNNIIFLDKVEKGKVLDPIITSDDVIVTKPRINQCSVLYQAYKNVGKIQFVAKYDHITFINTCVKLYQDPIWNYQGEDRVDKLNERFMELNQTLKEERAKLSYATSIKIISKTDIGQGKYDVKFNACAGDKRIDKAKILVKSEIEAVQVGTSKDIPENSCRTYVTQLHAKNPANIQASVLEEVFVE; this is encoded by the coding sequence ATGCCATTGAATCGTAAATTATTGTTATTGATTCCAGTTCTGATGTTTGTTGGAGTTGGATTTTATTCTGTTTCTGCTGAATCCCTTGTTCCTTCATGGATAAAAAACACTGCACTATGGTATGGTGAGGGTTCTATCTCTGAGCAAGAATTCTTGGACTCTATGCAGTTCCTAATTAATAATAATATTATATTTTTAGACAAGGTTGAAAAAGGCAAGGTCCTAGATCCGATTATTACATCTGATGATGTTATTGTCACAAAACCTAGAATCAATCAGTGCTCTGTATTGTACCAAGCATACAAAAATGTTGGAAAAATACAGTTTGTTGCAAAATATGATCACATTACATTTATCAATACATGTGTAAAACTCTACCAAGATCCTATATGGAATTATCAAGGAGAAGATAGAGTAGACAAACTCAATGAGCGATTTATGGAACTCAATCAAACCCTAAAAGAGGAGAGAGCAAAACTGTCATACGCCACATCAATTAAAATCATCTCAAAGACAGATATCGGGCAAGGAAAGTATGATGTAAAATTCAACGCATGTGCAGGAGATAAGAGAATTGACAAGGCAAAGATTCTTGTAAAATCTGAAATTGAGGCAGTTCAGGTAGGTACCAGCAAAGATATTCCTGAAAACTCTTGCAGAACATATGTAACACAACTACATGCAAAAAATCCGGCAAATATTCAGGCTAGTGTACTAGAAGAAGTTTTTGTTGAATAA
- a CDS encoding SDR family NAD(P)-dependent oxidoreductase, with the protein MLKFQDKVALVTGSGTGIGKAIATKFVENGASVIILGRRKEPLQEAATELEGKIPQGVNATVKIFAGVDVADETAMNEMFDTLKNEGTNVDYIINNAGVSGPVTCFANAPLDEFKSTIGIHLTGTFWGSVQALKVMKEGGKIITISTFFTEERPLEQRPYRFRSPYTASQGAKNRLAEAMSWELTDKGIISIATNPGPVHSDRIYKTVYPKAAAEFMRVSGFEDLSPVEVEEAKDDLLECILADGVDKEGIAKTAEKLANGRDVAKLTETFTKLLEQIQKLAGKIQNNTSHMIADQEFLKQTQVAESVLNLCDDKIAEILNGKVIPGDRVFYPVRPHIGTTTPGVHQPDFAGKAVIFTVDATDKADSERVEFLADHVEKNGGKVACFISKTTPTEIQEQISGKFHSHVVDITNPEEVERWLNTAKTNIGEVLAVIHTTGKLPEVGKLTELTRAGWDELVAKFIVTPATVAQRALEQFVPGGGKDPRLYKDAKGAIMIIGPDLPVGRKTTGTQRAQVEVFRGALRPFTTTVNQELSDVLKSKIRMFSVFPGTVTGGEPNNERIADAINFLVSDSAASSAEVTFCVDESR; encoded by the coding sequence ATGCTAAAATTCCAAGACAAAGTCGCACTAGTTACAGGAAGCGGAACAGGTATTGGAAAAGCCATTGCAACAAAATTTGTAGAAAACGGGGCCAGTGTAATTATTCTTGGTAGAAGAAAGGAACCCCTACAAGAAGCAGCAACAGAACTTGAAGGAAAAATCCCACAAGGGGTAAATGCAACAGTCAAAATTTTTGCAGGTGTAGATGTTGCTGATGAAACAGCAATGAATGAAATGTTTGATACTCTAAAAAATGAAGGAACCAATGTAGATTACATAATTAATAATGCTGGAGTTTCAGGTCCAGTAACATGTTTTGCAAATGCGCCACTAGATGAATTCAAAAGTACAATTGGAATTCATTTAACAGGAACATTCTGGGGTTCAGTTCAAGCACTAAAAGTAATGAAAGAAGGAGGAAAAATAATAACAATTTCAACATTCTTTACAGAAGAGAGGCCACTAGAGCAAAGACCTTACAGATTTAGAAGTCCATACACTGCATCACAAGGTGCAAAGAACAGACTTGCCGAAGCAATGTCATGGGAGTTAACTGACAAAGGAATCATATCAATTGCAACAAATCCCGGACCTGTTCACTCGGACAGAATTTACAAAACAGTTTATCCAAAAGCAGCAGCAGAATTCATGAGAGTTAGTGGATTTGAAGACCTTAGTCCAGTTGAAGTTGAAGAAGCAAAAGATGACTTGTTAGAATGCATACTAGCAGATGGTGTAGACAAGGAAGGGATTGCAAAAACAGCAGAAAAACTAGCAAACGGCAGAGATGTTGCTAAGCTAACTGAGACATTTACAAAATTATTAGAACAAATTCAAAAGCTGGCAGGAAAGATTCAAAACAACACATCACACATGATTGCAGACCAAGAATTCCTAAAACAAACACAAGTTGCAGAATCAGTTCTCAATTTGTGTGATGATAAAATTGCAGAAATTCTAAACGGTAAAGTAATTCCAGGAGACAGAGTATTTTATCCAGTAAGACCACATATTGGAACTACAACACCAGGAGTTCATCAACCAGACTTTGCAGGAAAAGCAGTAATCTTTACAGTTGATGCAACTGACAAAGCAGATTCTGAAAGAGTTGAATTTTTGGCAGACCATGTTGAGAAAAATGGCGGCAAAGTTGCATGCTTTATTTCAAAAACCACTCCAACGGAGATTCAAGAACAAATTAGCGGAAAATTCCATTCACATGTAGTAGATATTACAAATCCTGAGGAAGTTGAAAGGTGGCTAAACACAGCCAAGACCAACATCGGAGAAGTTCTAGCTGTAATTCATACTACAGGAAAACTGCCAGAAGTTGGAAAATTAACAGAGTTAACAAGGGCAGGATGGGATGAACTTGTTGCAAAATTCATTGTAACTCCTGCAACAGTAGCACAAAGAGCACTAGAACAGTTTGTCCCAGGTGGAGGAAAAGACCCACGCCTTTACAAGGATGCAAAGGGAGCAATTATGATCATCGGTCCAGACTTGCCAGTTGGAAGAAAGACTACAGGAACGCAAAGAGCACAGGTAGAAGTTTTCAGAGGAGCATTAAGACCATTTACAACAACAGTCAATCAGGAATTAAGCGATGTATTAAAATCTAAAATCAGAATGTTTTCGGTTTTCCCAGGAACTGTAACAGGTGGAGAGCCAAATAATGAGAGAATTGCAGATGCAATTAATTTCCTTGTTTCAGATAGCGCTGCTTCATCAGCTGAAGTTACTTTCTGTGTTGATGAATCAAGATAA
- the endA gene encoding tRNA-intron lyase, which translates to MKGELIENRVIVWNIEESRKLFSQGYYGKPIGIPKPKIEEIDAPLILDLIEALYLLENKKITISKSKRKVTVEQMTDICKQEHHDFDKKYLVYKNFRDKGYIINPGIKFGCDFAVYEKGPGIDHAPFLIQVYNRSESITSTGIVLAGRLATTVRKQFILAIPKGKDNVDFLALDWWKA; encoded by the coding sequence GTGAAAGGAGAGTTAATTGAAAATAGAGTAATTGTATGGAATATCGAAGAGTCGCGTAAACTTTTCAGCCAAGGATATTATGGAAAGCCAATAGGAATACCAAAACCAAAGATTGAAGAAATTGATGCACCTCTTATTTTGGATTTAATTGAAGCATTGTATTTGTTGGAAAATAAAAAAATTACAATTTCAAAATCAAAACGTAAAGTTACAGTTGAACAGATGACAGATATTTGCAAACAAGAGCATCATGATTTTGATAAAAAATATCTAGTATACAAAAATTTTAGAGACAAGGGTTACATTATCAATCCCGGAATAAAGTTTGGTTGTGATTTTGCAGTTTATGAGAAAGGTCCAGGAATAGATCATGCACCGTTTTTAATTCAAGTGTATAATCGAAGTGAGTCAATTACATCCACAGGAATTGTACTTGCAGGAAGACTTGCAACAACTGTAAGAAAACAATTCATTTTAGCAATTCCCAAAGGCAAAGACAATGTTGACTTTTTAGCTTTAGATTGGTGGAAAGCTTAA
- a CDS encoding DUF47 domain-containing protein, with protein MYSGELEVQAKRKAIAVLQDEINRILNASRELATLPELMMKKDKTGIKNTLEQISTIEEEVENLRRKITREVADVGGLIMNRENLLNTAYTMDEIAGYITGISFKLSNVKATTLKSAKLDKDLTKLIELVVDEVYKLNEIIRSLNTNTANAIELAQETQTIEREIDIKYRQATIKLLSEVTNTKELMLMKDVIEGIEEMADKCQRVSDSFILLALSL; from the coding sequence ATGTATAGCGGAGAGCTTGAAGTTCAAGCAAAAAGAAAGGCTATAGCAGTTTTACAAGACGAAATCAACAGAATTCTTAATGCTTCTAGAGAACTAGCAACACTTCCTGAACTGATGATGAAAAAAGACAAGACAGGAATCAAAAACACACTAGAGCAAATCTCAACAATTGAGGAAGAAGTAGAGAATCTAAGAAGAAAGATTACACGTGAGGTTGCAGATGTAGGGGGTTTGATCATGAATAGAGAGAATCTTCTAAACACAGCATATACAATGGATGAAATTGCAGGTTACATTACCGGAATCTCATTCAAACTCTCAAATGTAAAAGCAACTACACTAAAAAGTGCAAAACTAGACAAAGACTTGACAAAACTAATTGAATTGGTAGTAGACGAAGTCTACAAACTAAATGAGATCATTAGAAGTCTTAACACCAATACTGCAAATGCAATTGAGTTGGCACAAGAAACACAAACAATTGAAAGAGAAATAGACATCAAATACAGACAAGCAACAATAAAGCTTCTAAGTGAAGTCACAAACACCAAAGAATTGATGTTAATGAAAGATGTAATTGAGGGAATTGAAGAGATGGCAGATAAATGCCAAAGGGTTTCAGATTCTTTCATTTTGTTAGCACTAAGCCTATAG